A stretch of Leptospira terpstrae serovar Hualin str. LT 11-33 = ATCC 700639 DNA encodes these proteins:
- a CDS encoding TetR/AcrR family transcriptional regulator yields MSLLSDKHSGLFNSFPLKETKFAKTRLNLTFAFLSELESKSFEEIKIKDLCKIAEVSEPTFYNYFPEKGDLILHYIQIWSLQVSVFANEKKLSGSGFGMLSALFRYTAKESKKNPRILLEIISFQARTLKSLKQQKLTNAERMLLFPKIVGIENLDADGVEGIIRKAISVAAKNGELPESTDWKSFSLAIASCFFGVPILSFQLNQNLEKLWLESLNYLWIGAGGKVNE; encoded by the coding sequence GTGTCTCTACTTTCCGATAAACATTCTGGTTTATTTAATTCCTTTCCTCTTAAGGAAACGAAGTTTGCAAAAACTCGACTCAATTTAACCTTTGCCTTTTTATCTGAACTTGAGTCAAAATCATTTGAAGAAATCAAAATTAAAGATCTTTGTAAAATAGCCGAGGTTTCGGAACCAACTTTCTATAATTATTTTCCTGAGAAGGGCGATCTAATCTTACATTACATTCAAATTTGGAGTTTGCAGGTTTCTGTGTTTGCCAATGAGAAAAAATTGTCTGGATCTGGTTTTGGAATGCTTTCCGCTTTATTCCGTTATACGGCCAAAGAATCAAAAAAAAATCCTAGAATCCTGTTAGAAATCATTTCCTTTCAAGCTAGGACTCTCAAATCCTTAAAACAACAGAAACTCACAAATGCAGAGCGAATGTTACTTTTCCCGAAGATTGTTGGAATAGAAAACTTGGATGCAGATGGGGTCGAAGGAATCATTCGCAAAGCAATTTCTGTTGCAGCTAAGAATGGTGAACTTCCCGAATCAACTGATTGGAAATCGTTTTCATTGGCTATTGCCTCTTGTTTTTTCGGAGTTCCCATCCTCTCATTTCAACTGAATCAAAACTTAGAAAAACTCTGGCTTGAATCCTTGAATTATTTGTGGATAGGAGCCGGTGGAAAAGTGAATGAATGA
- a CDS encoding nitrilase-related carbon-nitrogen hydrolase, which translates to MKYFNQKWLLLFVGGLFLGFTGMNWNIPIFAWISLIPFLRYVRLGYSIRTLLMALIIIQTASTMRIISEPFHIWIAIFSGVQAGIVFTILLWIWNQVRIKFSKQISPTLGFAFLFTIVEWIGAYCSKLGVWGMLANSQINNLILIQSASLFGATGISFLIYLVNGSLEQSLSEFITHSKISKPSQYALISCFLLLVGLSFYGSVRLTLPIEGNSIKVGTVTSKMEIQTIWEDSIQNQKNTDLIFARTKQAADEGAKVVVWNEGAILIQRKEEDSFLKKIATLAKEKEIEIVAAYIVPLKEHEFFLENQLHWIGKDGSTRQVYFKQFIPPGEPISHNPSEIRVIATEWGKMSAAICYDFDSLQLTKTHSELGTGVTFIPASDWKGINPFHTEMAALRGIENGTSIVRSARGAISGVYDAYGRVKGTLDYYEENDGVLVVSVPTVAVKTLYSKLGNWVVGLGYLYLGFGSLFVFVLKNKN; encoded by the coding sequence ATGAAATATTTTAACCAAAAGTGGTTACTTTTGTTTGTCGGTGGACTATTCCTTGGCTTTACCGGAATGAATTGGAACATTCCTATTTTTGCTTGGATCTCCCTCATCCCTTTTTTACGATATGTCCGCCTTGGATATTCCATTCGAACTCTTCTTATGGCGCTCATCATCATCCAAACTGCGTCTACTATGCGGATTATATCCGAGCCGTTCCACATTTGGATTGCTATCTTCTCCGGAGTCCAAGCAGGGATTGTATTTACAATCTTACTTTGGATTTGGAACCAAGTTAGAATAAAATTCTCCAAACAAATATCTCCAACCTTAGGTTTTGCCTTTTTATTCACAATTGTAGAGTGGATCGGTGCTTACTGTTCTAAGTTAGGTGTTTGGGGGATGTTAGCCAATAGTCAAATTAACAATTTGATTTTGATTCAATCCGCCTCATTATTTGGTGCCACGGGGATTAGTTTTCTCATTTACTTAGTGAATGGAAGTCTTGAACAATCCCTATCGGAATTTATAACTCATTCTAAAATTTCTAAACCTTCCCAATACGCGTTAATAAGCTGCTTTCTTTTATTAGTGGGCTTATCGTTTTATGGTTCAGTTCGTCTCACCCTTCCCATAGAAGGAAATAGTATCAAAGTAGGAACCGTAACTTCCAAAATGGAAATTCAAACCATTTGGGAAGATTCTATCCAAAATCAAAAGAATACCGATCTAATATTTGCTCGCACCAAACAGGCAGCGGATGAGGGTGCAAAAGTTGTAGTTTGGAATGAAGGAGCCATTCTTATCCAAAGAAAAGAAGAGGATTCTTTTTTAAAAAAAATAGCAACCTTGGCAAAAGAAAAAGAAATCGAAATCGTCGCAGCTTATATTGTTCCACTGAAAGAACATGAATTCTTTTTAGAGAATCAGTTGCATTGGATTGGCAAAGATGGTTCTACCCGCCAGGTTTATTTTAAACAATTCATTCCTCCTGGAGAGCCAATATCTCATAACCCTTCCGAAATACGGGTCATTGCAACCGAATGGGGAAAAATGTCTGCAGCCATTTGTTATGATTTCGATAGCCTCCAATTAACAAAAACACATTCTGAATTAGGAACAGGAGTCACTTTTATTCCTGCTTCTGATTGGAAGGGAATCAATCCTTTCCACACGGAAATGGCGGCCTTACGTGGAATCGAAAATGGAACATCGATTGTTCGCTCAGCTCGTGGGGCAATTTCAGGAGTTTATGATGCCTATGGTCGTGTCAAAGGCACCTTAGATTATTATGAGGAAAATGATGGCGTTTTGGTCGTATCGGTTCCCACGGTAGCAGTCAAAACTCTTTATAGTAAATTAGGGAATTGGGTAGTAGGTTTGGGATATCTCTATTTGGGCTTCGGAAGTCTTTTTGTGTTTGTACTAAAGAATAAAAACTAA
- a CDS encoding PAS domain S-box protein: MTLVADKSILLVEDEALLAMFEKNQLEQGGYVVTHVTNGENAIQLIILEGKPFDLILMDIDLGRGLDGTQTATEILNHKEIPVVFLSSHTERDIVKKTETITSYGYVVKNSGFTVLDASIKMAFKLFEANELTKSKKEHLETVLQSIGDGVIATDSDGKVIRMNPIAEKLTGWAHDEAVGLTISDVFKIVNVKTRSLVENPVDIVLRTNSIVGLANHTVLLSKDGCEYQISDSGSPIKDLNGDTRGVVLVFRDITAEYNVQSQIAKQANMLNNVLDAVIGTDFNHKINYWNKAAEKIYIWKAEEVIGKSVLEVLKTDYLQLTSDQVIEKVNLEGSFIGEVIQFAKDGSIRNIEVNQVLLNDESDLPIGYIAVGRDISDRLNAMKQVRESEAKLTQIIESAMDAIISIDQSKRIILFNGAAEKMFGYQSTDIIGQGLDRLIPMDFRSQHDSHIDSFSKTGVSRRAMGALGQIRGLRANGEEFPIEASISQISVKGEKLYTVILRDVSVRNLSESKIQKLLHEKENILKEIHHRVKNNMSSIFTLLTLQARSQTETSIQTILYEAAGRVKSMIVLYDKLYHSETDNTVSLQDYFPAIFNEIVSIFPKNVELKMEILEEPIELSAKLLSSLGIILNELITNSMKHAFNDITNAEISLKIFREGKKLYLEYADNGVGIPDSISFEHSPGFGLQLIGMLVDQIEGKISIVRNPLSKFLLELSI; this comes from the coding sequence ATGACTTTAGTCGCTGATAAATCCATTTTGTTAGTTGAAGATGAAGCACTTCTCGCCATGTTTGAGAAAAACCAATTGGAGCAGGGTGGTTATGTTGTGACCCATGTTACCAATGGGGAAAATGCTATCCAACTCATTATCCTTGAAGGTAAACCTTTTGATCTCATTCTTATGGACATAGATCTAGGTCGTGGCCTAGATGGAACTCAAACCGCTACAGAAATATTGAATCATAAAGAAATCCCGGTAGTATTTCTTTCTTCCCATACAGAAAGAGATATAGTTAAAAAAACAGAAACCATCACATCGTACGGATATGTAGTAAAAAACTCTGGGTTTACTGTCCTCGATGCTTCTATCAAGATGGCCTTCAAACTTTTTGAAGCAAACGAACTGACTAAAAGTAAAAAAGAACATCTCGAAACAGTATTGCAGTCGATAGGCGATGGAGTCATCGCAACTGATAGCGATGGAAAAGTCATTCGTATGAATCCAATTGCCGAAAAATTAACAGGCTGGGCACATGATGAAGCAGTTGGACTTACCATAAGCGATGTATTCAAAATTGTGAATGTCAAAACCCGTAGTTTGGTAGAAAATCCAGTTGATATTGTTTTACGAACCAACTCTATTGTTGGACTTGCCAATCATACAGTTTTACTTTCTAAAGATGGATGTGAATATCAGATCTCTGATTCAGGATCACCCATCAAAGACCTTAATGGTGATACTAGAGGAGTAGTGTTAGTCTTTCGAGATATCACTGCAGAATACAATGTTCAAAGTCAAATCGCAAAACAAGCCAATATGTTAAATAATGTTTTGGATGCCGTCATTGGTACAGATTTTAATCATAAAATCAATTATTGGAACAAAGCTGCCGAAAAAATTTATATTTGGAAAGCAGAAGAAGTGATAGGAAAATCCGTTTTAGAGGTTTTAAAAACAGATTATCTACAACTGACTAGCGATCAAGTGATCGAAAAAGTCAACTTAGAAGGCAGTTTCATTGGTGAAGTCATTCAATTTGCAAAGGATGGAAGTATCCGCAATATCGAAGTCAACCAAGTACTTTTGAATGATGAAAGTGATTTGCCAATCGGTTATATTGCAGTTGGAAGAGATATCTCTGACAGATTAAATGCTATGAAACAAGTCCGGGAATCGGAAGCTAAACTCACACAAATCATTGAATCTGCGATGGATGCAATCATTAGTATTGATCAATCCAAAAGAATCATTCTCTTCAATGGAGCTGCCGAAAAAATGTTTGGATACCAGTCTACGGATATTATTGGCCAAGGATTGGATCGTTTGATTCCGATGGATTTTCGTAGTCAACATGACAGCCACATTGATTCCTTTTCTAAAACAGGAGTGAGCCGTAGAGCCATGGGTGCTCTTGGCCAGATACGTGGTCTTCGTGCAAACGGGGAAGAATTCCCAATTGAAGCATCTATTTCTCAAATTTCTGTTAAGGGAGAAAAATTATATACTGTAATCCTAAGAGATGTAAGTGTTCGTAATCTTTCTGAATCTAAAATTCAAAAGTTATTACATGAAAAAGAAAACATTCTCAAAGAGATTCACCATCGTGTAAAAAATAATATGAGTTCCATCTTTACCTTGTTAACTCTTCAGGCAAGGTCTCAAACAGAAACGTCCATTCAGACGATACTCTATGAGGCAGCCGGCCGAGTGAAAAGTATGATTGTTCTATATGATAAACTATATCATTCCGAAACTGACAATACAGTATCCTTACAAGATTATTTCCCCGCTATTTTTAACGAAATTGTAAGTATCTTTCCCAAAAACGTAGAATTGAAAATGGAAATCCTCGAAGAACCAATAGAATTAAGTGCAAAACTCCTTTCTTCTTTAGGTATCATTCTGAACGAACTCATTACCAATTCAATGAAACATGCATTCAATGATATAACAAATGCAGAAATTAGTTTAAAAATATTCCGTGAAGGTAAAAAACTATATTTAGAATACGCTGACAATGGAGTGGGAATTCCTGATTCCATTTCATTTGAACACTCGCCTGGGTTTGGCCTTCAATTGATTGGTATGTTAGTAGATCAAATCGAAGGTAAAATTAGCATCGTTAGAAATCCATTGTCAAAGTTTCTTTTAGAGCTGTCTATTTGA
- a CDS encoding lysophospholipid acyltransferase family protein — translation MGQLQFYVVLCYAIPILVILFPIGLSFSYIFKITGLDQWSNRINNYLGYFWYRSFFLLTGRTLHFEQGDWDPNGNNRFLICNHTNAMEVPLIVALPYLSQSKDVKLSYLGGDIIQRYKIIPLMMHKTIVEAVIYSERKPNFRNFKTDVLKVLKTRSIFLYPEGERTFTEEIKPFQTGVMKIAYKFNVDLDVFVVSGMMGYSDLKEYSHLKKSKTVYFHFCGSIKAKDYSTFESYLAAAETLMKDKKKEIEAIEKSAVTV, via the coding sequence ATGGGCCAACTCCAATTCTATGTTGTATTATGTTATGCAATCCCAATCCTTGTGATTCTATTTCCTATCGGACTTTCTTTCTCCTATATTTTTAAAATTACTGGTCTAGATCAATGGTCTAATCGGATTAATAATTACCTCGGTTATTTTTGGTATCGTTCTTTTTTCCTACTCACTGGTAGAACGTTACATTTTGAACAGGGAGATTGGGATCCCAATGGGAATAATCGTTTTTTAATTTGTAATCATACCAATGCAATGGAAGTACCACTGATTGTTGCATTACCTTATTTGTCGCAATCGAAAGATGTAAAATTGTCTTATTTGGGTGGAGATATCATTCAAAGATATAAAATCATTCCTCTGATGATGCACAAAACCATAGTAGAAGCAGTTATTTATTCTGAAAGAAAACCCAATTTCAGAAACTTCAAAACAGATGTTCTGAAAGTATTAAAAACAAGGTCAATATTTCTATATCCTGAAGGTGAAAGAACTTTTACTGAAGAAATTAAACCATTCCAAACCGGGGTTATGAAAATTGCTTATAAATTTAATGTGGATTTAGATGTTTTTGTTGTGAGTGGGATGATGGGTTATTCTGATTTAAAAGAATATTCTCATTTAAAAAAATCTAAAACAGTATATTTCCATTTTTGCGGATCTATCAAAGCTAAAGATTATTCTACTTTTGAATCTTATTTGGCAGCAGCAGAAACTCTTATGAAAGATAAAAAAAAGGAAATAGAAGCAATTGAAAAGTCAGCCGTTACTGTGTAA
- a CDS encoding SRPBCC family protein has product MSKESKETFNPELDLVLERIVEVPVELVWDAWTKPEQLMHWFTPAPWKTIDCRIDLKPGGEFYTLMQSPEGKDFPNNGCFLEVVPLKKLVFTDSLISGYRPSGNSFMTAFVTMESLGTATKYKAVAIHKDPETKKQHEEMGFMDGWGTALDQLVAYTKTLPK; this is encoded by the coding sequence ATGAGCAAAGAATCGAAAGAAACATTCAATCCCGAATTGGACTTGGTGTTGGAAAGAATAGTAGAAGTTCCAGTGGAATTGGTATGGGATGCTTGGACAAAGCCAGAACAGCTAATGCATTGGTTTACTCCAGCTCCATGGAAAACCATTGATTGTAGGATTGATCTAAAACCTGGCGGAGAGTTTTACACTTTAATGCAGTCTCCAGAAGGGAAGGATTTTCCAAATAACGGATGTTTTTTGGAAGTGGTTCCATTAAAAAAATTAGTTTTTACTGATAGTTTAATTTCTGGTTATAGACCATCGGGCAATAGTTTTATGACTGCCTTTGTCACAATGGAAAGTTTAGGTACTGCTACAAAGTATAAGGCCGTGGCAATACATAAAGACCCGGAAACAAAAAAACAACATGAGGAAATGGGATTTATGGATGGATGGGGTACAGCTCTCGATCAACTTGTAGCCTATACAAAAACCTTACCAAAATAA